The following are encoded together in the Pelodiscus sinensis isolate JC-2024 chromosome 22, ASM4963464v1, whole genome shotgun sequence genome:
- the PIERCE1 gene encoding piercer of microtubule wall 1 protein, protein MHQEHLPEASATSEKEAEVGWSQRTSDYYRVSDDLPPRFNHPGWFQGYRTREPHPMYRTTNQTYGSKAPTVHEMPTSFNITSHAFSKNLGKCGLYRNNGLNTYIEKSYVTGADNFITFYDRLNFHPSYNGSGPSHCE, encoded by the exons ATGCACCAGGAACATCTGCCGGAAGCATCGGCCACCAGTGAAAAAGAGGCAGAAGTGGGTTGGTCCCAGAGAACCAGTGATTACTACAGAGTTAGTGATGATTTGCCACCCCGGTTCAACCACCCTGGATGGTTTCAGGGCTACAG AACGAGGGAGCCTCATCCAATGTACAGGACCACCAACCAGACCTATGGAAGTAAAGCACCTACTGTACATGAAATGCCA accTCTTTTAACATTACCTCACATGCATTTTCAAAAAATCTTGGTAAGTGTGGCCTGTATAGGAATAATGGGCTCAACACCTACATAGAGAAAAGTTACGTGACTGGCGCAGATAACTTCATCACCTTCTACGACAGACTCAACTTTCACCCCAGTTACAACGGCAGTGGACCATCCCACTGTGAATAA